ACCGCTGTAGTTCAGGTCGGCTCGGCGTTCGAGATGGGTAATGCTAGTAATGCTGAGGTTGTCGCCAAGGTCTTCAAAGTAGTCTGCATCGGAAGCATTAGCGAATAATAGCGAGCCACGCCACTGGCGTGAAAAGGTCGAGTCGTGCTGCAGGCGAATCAAGCTACGGTCATCGTTAAATAAATTGTCCCCGGGTAGGTATTCGACATCGACAACACCACTATGACGATCACTAAGGTAGCGAAATTCATTTTGCAGCTGTAGGCCGCGCCTCGCAAGATAGCGTGGGGTAATGGTGGCATCGTAGTTGGGTGCGATATTCCAATAGTACGGCAGGATTATCTCGGTGCCGGACTCATCGGAAGAGCCAAAGCTGGGTGCCAGGAACCCTGATTTACGCTTATCGCTGAGTGGAAAGTTAATATAGGGCGTGTAAAACACAGGGATATTTTTGATGCGCAGCACCGCGTGATAGGCGCTGCCGACGCTTTTGGCACGATCTAGTTTTATGCGTGGAGAGGTTAAAGACCAGCTATTGTCATCGAGGTCGCACGTTGTGTAAGCGCCGTTAACGAGACGGCTTACCTCTCGCCCTTGCAAAATTATGGTGTCGGCGCTAGCGCGAGCATGCAGTAGAGGAAAGTGCACATTGGCATTGGTGACTTCACCCTCAAAGGTGACAATATTGACATCGGCGTTGTCACCAAAAAGTGAAAAACCGGGTTCGCGGTAAATGATATTGCCATCCGCTTGCACACGATCAGTCGAACGGGTGTAGCGAGCTTTGTTGGCATTCAGTGTTTGGCTGCCACGTATGATTTCGACATCGCCGATAAACTCCATGACATCTTTATTAAAGGATTCACCTTCATGGGCATTAATTTCTATTGGCGCGAGTTCGTTATACCCCTTGTTGATATTCAGCTCAGGGGCCAGTGTTTCGTCAAAAGCATGGCAAAGGGACGCACTATGCGCGTTAGTGAAGGGCAGCAAAAACAGTAAAATTACTGATATTCGTGGCAGAACAGAATTTATACCGTATTTAAGCGTATGCACGCGCGGTATTGTACCGGTTTGCTGGTGAGAATCATTAAAAATGGCATAGAATGAACCACTCTTCAAATCTATAGCCATAGGAACCTCTGATTAATTCGTGGAACACGGCCTTGGTGACGGAAACCTTCCAGCTCTTTGTTGCGAATCTTGTCAATAGCCCCGCTATTGACTGCGATGCGCGCCGCGATCTGAAAAATTTCAGTCACCAAGGTCGCTGCCCCAGAAATAATCAGAGGCTCCTTGTATAATGTGCCTGTGCGCAAGATTTCTTTCATTTTCACTCTGCTGTTGATTTTAGCGATTGCTACTTTGGCCTTTTATCTTATAAAAACAGCACCCGAGCCAAAGGCAGAGCTAATCCAGACAAAACCGGTCATCGTCACGGTAGTTCAAGTCGAAACACGCGATATTCGGCCAATGCGTATTGTCAGTGGGCGTTTGCAGGCAGCCACTAAGCTAGGCCTACATTTTGAGGTTGGCGGTCGTATTAAGTCGCGCCAGGTGGAGCCTGGCCAGCGTATTAAAGCGGGCGAATTATTGCTGGTGCTGGAAGCAGGTGACTATCGCGATGGAGTGGTTGATGCGCAGGCGCTGCTTGATCAGGAACGTGCCGCTATTGAACGTGATCGTCGCTTACTGTCTATTGCGCAACAAAATACAGACTTGCAAGCGGGGGAAGTGAAGCGACTTGAACGCTTGTCGAGTAACTCACTGGCTGCACAGTCTTTGCTCGATGAGTCACGCAAGCAATTATTACAACTCAGTGCAGAACAAGAAAGTTTAAGTTTTAGCGTGAATAGTGCGCAATCGCGCATTGCTTTGCGTGAGTCGGCATTGCGTCGTGCTAAACGCAACCAAGCGCGCACTCGCTTAACCGCACCTTTTGATAGCATCATCAATCGTGTTGATGCCCATGTGGGTGATTTTGTCACGACCGCGCAGGTTGTTATTGAAGTGCTTGAACAAGGTAAGCTCGATCTTGCGGTAGAGGTCGATGGTAATACCGCCAGTGCGCTGATGTTGCAGCAAAGCGTTACTGTAACGATAAAGGACACGATCAATGATCGTGTTTTAGATGGTGAGATTGTCGCCTTGCAACATGACCCTGATAGCGAAACCTTCACTCATGCAGTACGTATACGTTTGACCGATCAACAGCTATTGCCCGGTACATTGGCTAGCACTACGCTGCCCTTGTTAGCGCAAGAAAATGTTTTGGTGGTGCCAGTTACGGCAGTGTTACATGAAGCAGGCGCAGCGCATGTGTTTAAAGTGGTAGGTAAACACGAAAACACCTTGCACCCCGAGAGCCTGCCCTCGACCCGAGCGGGGGGCACGTTGCAACGTCTGGCAGTGAATGTCGGTATTCGCGACGGTGACAGGCAAGTTATCTCTGGTCAAATAAACGCTGGCGATATTATTGTTAGTCGTGATGTCGCTGCCCTCAGTGATGGCCAAACCATTACTTTGCTACCGTAGTTCAGCTTATGTTTCTTGTCCGCTTTGCCATTGCCAATTCATTAATCACCAATTTATTTCTTTTGCTGGTGATTGTTATTGGCGTGATGTCATGGCAGTCCATGCCGGAAGAGTTATTCCCCGAAATTGAGACTGACAAGGTATCAGTAAGAACACTCTATGAAGGTGCCTCGCCGGAGGAAGTCGAACGTCAAATCACATTGCTTATCGAAGAGGAATTTGATGGCCTTGCCGATATTGATGTGATTCGTTCAACCAGCATTGAAGGCAGCTCGGAAATTATTATTGAGCTTAAGCCCGGCGCCGATGTTGATGAGTTTATGCGTGACAGTCGCGCGGTGCTTGATCGCATTACCGACCTACCTGAAGTTGCCGAAGAGCCAGAGTTGCGGCGGATAAAAGCGCGTTTCCCGGTTATTAGTGTCGCCTTGTTTGGTGATGTCAGTCAGGGTTATTTAATTGATCTCAGTGATCGAGTAAAAAAACGATTATTAACCATTACGGGCGTTTCCAGTGCCAATATCAGTGGTTATCGCGACTGGGAATTATGGGTTATTGTCGATCCGGAAAAGCTCGCCAGTTCGAACGTGCCCTTGTCACGGGTAATTGCCGCACTACGTGATAATTTGCGCGACTTACCCGGCGGCTCAATTGAGGCGCGTGAAGGTGATATCTTGCTTCGTGGCAAAGGCATCAAGCCAGATCCACAAAGCGTGTCGAAACTGGTGATAGGTGTCAATGCCAAGGGTGGCAGCCTTGAGTTAGGTCAGCTAGCAAAAATAGAACGCCGCTTAGAAGAAGTGCGCACGCTCGGTCGTTTTAATGGCCGCCCATCAGTCAATATCACGGTGACAAAAACAGCCGACGGTTCGACCACTGATATTGCCGAGGAAGTGAAGCAGATGGTGGCCGATCTACGCGACGAGTTCCCTGATAATGTTGGTGTCGCTGCATTCAGTGATTTATCTGTGTATATCGAGACACGGTTAAATACCGTTAAATCATCAGGTCTTGTCGGTTTGATACTGGTGTTATTGTCACTCTATTTATTTTTGAATTTTCGCGTCGCATTGATTACGGCATTAGGTATTCCCGTTTCATTCTTGTTTGCTGTCATTCTCATGAATTACTCGGGTCAATCCATCAACATGGTGTCAATGTTTGCATTTTTATTGGCGTTGGGAATGATTGTTGATGACGCCATTATTGTCACCGAGAATATATATCGCCATATGGAGATGGGAAAATCGCCGAAAGATGCAGCGTTAATCGGTACGCGTGAAGTGTTTTGGCCAGTGATGGCGGCGACTACAACCAGCATTGCAGCCTTCTTGCCCATGCTTGCTATTAGCGGAACCATGGGCCAGTTTATTCAAGTTATTCCCATTGTTGTCAGTGCTTGTTTGATTGGTTCATTGCTTGAGGCCTTTGCTGTTTTGCCTTCGCATGCACGGCAGTTTTTGCGTGTTAAAGTGCGGCGCGAAGGCAGTAGTAACGGCTGGCGTACGTTACTTGAGCGTTATGTAAAAATATTGCGCTGGTGTTTATTTAACCGTTATTTTGTTGCCGTAGCGACGGTAGGTGTGTTGATCGTCGTTGGTATTTTTGCAGTCACAAGAATGCCCTACATCATGTTTGGTAAACTCGATACCGGCCAATTTTTTGTTAATGTTGAAGCGCCCAATACCTACAGCCTGGAAGATACGACGGCGCTTGCCAAGCGTGTTGAAAATGCCATTCTGGAAGTGGTTGATGAAGAGCAAGAACTTAACAGTATGCTGACCAATATCGGCGTCAGCTTTGTCGATTTCTCAGTATTTAAATTCGGCAATAACCACGTTCAATACATGATTGATTTACATAAGCGCCAACCCGAAGGCTTTATCGAAACCTGGGTTGGGCCTGTTATTAGCTTCAAATCTGACAATGGCGGCACACGTGTACGTACCACCAGCGAGGTGATTAATGCAATTCGTGCGCGCTTGGAAAATGAACAGGGTATTCGTCGTGTTTCGATTACCAGCCCTCAGGCCGGCCCTGGTGGTGTTGATATCGAGGTGGGTGTTGCCAGTAAAACGGTCAAAGGGTTAAGCACCGTCAGTATCGCCATACGCGATTATCTTCGTCAATTACCAGGGGTTAAGGATGTAAACCAGGACTTTGAGCCAGGAAAATTGGAGTATCAATACAGTTTGAACGAACGTGGGCGTCAATTGGGTTTAACACAATTGCAGTTATCAGAAGCGGTACGCAGTGGCTTTCAGGGTTTGCAAGTTATGGAAGTTACCGTGGATGGTAAGCGTATGCCGGTACGCGTTATTTATCCAGAGGCCGTGCGTACGCAGGCGACAGATCTTGCCCTGCTGCGCGTTGTGTTGCCCAGCGGTAAATCGGTATTTCTTGGCCAGGTTGCTGATATCGAAGTCGGCCGCGGCTTTAATCAGGTAAGTCGGCGCGACCTTAGACGTTTGGCAACCGTTACGGCTGATGTTGATACTGACATCACAACGCCGTTAGAGGTAACACAATTGCTTAATAAAGAATTTGCATCACGTGCTGACTTGCCTGATTTCGAATTGTTTTATCTGGGTGAGAAGCGTGACGCT
This window of the Gammaproteobacteria bacterium genome carries:
- a CDS encoding efflux RND transporter periplasmic adaptor subunit, with product MAFYLIKTAPEPKAELIQTKPVIVTVVQVETRDIRPMRIVSGRLQAATKLGLHFEVGGRIKSRQVEPGQRIKAGELLLVLEAGDYRDGVVDAQALLDQERAAIERDRRLLSIAQQNTDLQAGEVKRLERLSSNSLAAQSLLDESRKQLLQLSAEQESLSFSVNSAQSRIALRESALRRAKRNQARTRLTAPFDSIINRVDAHVGDFVTTAQVVIEVLEQGKLDLAVEVDGNTASALMLQQSVTVTIKDTINDRVLDGEIVALQHDPDSETFTHAVRIRLTDQQLLPGTLASTTLPLLAQENVLVVPVTAVLHEAGAAHVFKVVGKHENTLHPESLPSTRAGGTLQRLAVNVGIRDGDRQVISGQINAGDIIVSRDVAALSDGQTITLLP
- a CDS encoding LPS-assembly protein LptD encodes the protein MAIDLKSGSFYAIFNDSHQQTGTIPRVHTLKYGINSVLPRISVILLFLLPFTNAHSASLCHAFDETLAPELNINKGYNELAPIEINAHEGESFNKDVMEFIGDVEIIRGSQTLNANKARYTRSTDRVQADGNIIYREPGFSLFGDNADVNIVTFEGEVTNANVHFPLLHARASADTIILQGREVSRLVNGAYTTCDLDDNSWSLTSPRIKLDRAKSVGSAYHAVLRIKNIPVFYTPYINFPLSDKRKSGFLAPSFGSSDESGTEIILPYYWNIAPNYDATITPRYLARRGLQLQNEFRYLSDRHSGVVDVEYLPGDNLFNDDRSLIRLQHDSTFSRQWRGSLLFANASDADYFEDLGDNLSITSITHLERRADLNYSGKWGQLLARAQDFQTIDDTIAGINRPYKRLPQLLYSTALPSYRNISSQLRSEWVQFDRENSVTASRFDIQPTFGRRYSRSWGFFEPKLSLRHTCFELDNQAVGVDSSQTRSLPISSLDGGLYFDRPLSLGKRAFIHTL
- a CDS encoding efflux RND transporter permease subunit; protein product: MFLVRFAIANSLITNLFLLLVIVIGVMSWQSMPEELFPEIETDKVSVRTLYEGASPEEVERQITLLIEEEFDGLADIDVIRSTSIEGSSEIIIELKPGADVDEFMRDSRAVLDRITDLPEVAEEPELRRIKARFPVISVALFGDVSQGYLIDLSDRVKKRLLTITGVSSANISGYRDWELWVIVDPEKLASSNVPLSRVIAALRDNLRDLPGGSIEAREGDILLRGKGIKPDPQSVSKLVIGVNAKGGSLELGQLAKIERRLEEVRTLGRFNGRPSVNITVTKTADGSTTDIAEEVKQMVADLRDEFPDNVGVAAFSDLSVYIETRLNTVKSSGLVGLILVLLSLYLFLNFRVALITALGIPVSFLFAVILMNYSGQSINMVSMFAFLLALGMIVDDAIIVTENIYRHMEMGKSPKDAALIGTREVFWPVMAATTTSIAAFLPMLAISGTMGQFIQVIPIVVSACLIGSLLEAFAVLPSHARQFLRVKVRREGSSNGWRTLLERYVKILRWCLFNRYFVAVATVGVLIVVGIFAVTRMPYIMFGKLDTGQFFVNVEAPNTYSLEDTTALAKRVENAILEVVDEEQELNSMLTNIGVSFVDFSVFKFGNNHVQYMIDLHKRQPEGFIETWVGPVISFKSDNGGTRVRTTSEVINAIRARLENEQGIRRVSITSPQAGPGGVDIEVGVASKTVKGLSTVSIAIRDYLRQLPGVKDVNQDFEPGKLEYQYSLNERGRQLGLTQLQLSEAVRSGFQGLQVMEVTVDGKRMPVRVIYPEAVRTQATDLALLRVVLPSGKSVFLGQVADIEVGRGFNQVSRRDLRRLATVTADVDTDITTPLEVTQLLNKEFASRADLPDFELFYLGEKRDANRSIADMLDALIIALVIIFFILAALFKSLLDPFVVIIAIPFGLIGVVVGHFALGLQLQFLSLIGFLALAGIVVNDSLILIDFAKKRRNEGMDRIAAFIEAGRVRTRPILLTSITTFLGVSPLIFFATGQTKILSPMAVSLGFGLLFATVLILLVLPCFYLIADDMRNAVFRLFGRQPQHAKPE